Within Nycticebus coucang isolate mNycCou1 chromosome 16, mNycCou1.pri, whole genome shotgun sequence, the genomic segment gtatcTTTGGAAGGCCTTTGCAagctcaaaaatatattttataaaatatcagaGATAATAGGAATTCCTAGTATTATTTCCTTAGACTTGTGGCTTGAGAAAGTAGTTGTCTCCCACACCTTTCATACCTAAATTCATTCTCAAGCTGGAGAAGTCTTTGCTTTTCAGAAGGAATTACGATAtatcaatgaaaaaaacaaaacaaaacagtatctcATGAACCAGTTAGCAGTTAATTATTCATCTCTAAACCAGTATGTTCTTAAATTAACCCTCTCTATTCTAATATAATTTTGTACTTAGAGTATTTTCAGTGTCTAATATTGTTAtttattaagaataaataaaacagaagggaTTGAGATATTTTAGAAACGTTTTAAAGAAGCTGTCTCTCCTtctgtccttttttatttttatagctccAAATGAAAAAATGCAGCAAGTTTTAAAGAAGACTATAGAAGAAGCCAAAGCAATAATATCTAAGGTTAGCTTTTCTAAATGATGCTCTAAAACTTGTCTTTTGAGATACAAACTCCATTTAAGACTTATCTCATAGTcttttgttcccttttctttttctccccccacctttttcttttcctttttttttttttttcttttccattattttcttttcatttcccagAGGCAGAGGAAAGAAGCATGTTTGGAGTAAGCCCcagcttttccttttcctaattGTGACCAGAATCCTCCGTTTCTTATGAGCAGACACAAATTTTTGTTGGCCATGTAAATATAGGTTCATGTATAATTTAGATATAAACTTATgcatactgattttcttttacctttttgaaGAACTGGAGAAAGCTAAGTCAGGGAGATTTGAATTTCAAGGCCATTGAATAGCTTTACAGATACTTTATTGACATATGTTTAATGTAAGTAAGTTTTTTGTTATCGTTTTAAGTACGTATACAAAAAGCGTTTCATAAAGGGAGAAGCATACGGTTATACCATTGCTAATATCACATATCTGCAGCAAAAGAatttaaagatcttcaaagaaTTGGTATTTGTATCTATtggttttatttatgtgttgGTGACATTATTACCAccctcttttaaaaatcttctggGTTGACTGTTGCTTTTTCTTCTACTCCTCCTGGCTTGCTTGGCAAAACTGTTACTGCCAAAACAATATTTCCTAAACTCTTCAAGCTCTTCACTAATCTTTTAAGAGCTTCAGGAAAGTCTGCCCCTGTAAAGTAAAGTTTCCGTGAAGCCCTACAGGAAAGCCTTGCTTCAGTGTCTGCAAAACACATTGACCACAGAAACTTTTTCAAAAAgtacaaataataattatagcaCCTAGTCACATCAGCAGATCTGAGAACATGGTAAGAAAACAGAGGTCTGGACATTGTTCCGCACCCTTTGTGCCCACATGTTCTGCACGGAAATCCTTCCCACTTGTTCATTACATCTTCCCTTGGCCTGTGTACTTCTCAGAGTGCTTTCTCCTtggcatttttttctatgttgcAAATGCAGATTCTGCCCCCTGCAGATAACTCTCAAAGCTCTGTCCTGTCCTCATGACATCTTCCTTAACTTGCTACCTGAATTTCCAGCTGGTTCCAAGATGGTTCTACCTGAACATCCAGCCAGCACTTCAAAGTCATGGTCTCTAGACACGAATTCATTGTTTCCTCACTCCTCTGCCTTTGTGTTTGGCACCCAAGGATAAGCATGTCCTGCATTTCTTTTTCCAGTCCCAGAGCCCCCAGGGTCCTGGTTCTATAGGCTGAGTCCTCGGTGCCACCGTCAACACCTCCCACTGCATCACCCATGTGCCTTCAGTTCAATCCCGTACTGTCTCCTCCTTGGATACCTCTTAAATCCACCTCCtttcatttccactttatttAAGCTATCACTTTATTTCAAACCCTTCTATGGCCTTTTGCATTCCAATACCAACTGTGTCATCctacaattcaattcaattctgacactacgCAGAGTTAGCCCAGACCCCACAGGTGAGGGGCAGAGTCCctcaattctgacactaactaCCTGGAGTTAGCATCAGATCCCACCAGTTAAAGGGCAAGGTGACCAACAGGACTCTTCTTACTTCAGATATGGAGCCACAAGTGGGGTCCCCAGGCAGCCCATACTTCTGTCTGACCTGGCCACAAGTTGGAGCTTCCCACAATACCTCTCCTTCAGGTTTAGTCATTCACTGGTGACTCATAGAACTCACTGAAGGCAAATACTTGTGATTATGGTTTTATTCTAAAGGTTACATCAAGAACAGCAGGTGGGAAAGGGGTTTGGGGTGCAGAGCTCCATGCTCTCGCTTCGTGGAATCCAGTTGCAGCACCAGCACGTCAGTGTATTCACTATCCAGAAAGCTCCACTAGCCTTCATGTCCAGAACTTGTATCAAGGTTTTGTTAAGTAGGTGTGATTGTTTACATCACTGGCCATGTAAGTGAACTCTGTCTTTAGCCCCTTCCCTGCCTTGGAGAAGGTAGGAGTGAGGCTGGTACTTCCTACCTGCTAATCATGTGCCTGGTCTTCCTGGCCACTTCCTTGTGCCAACCCTTCCTTGGGGGTTACCATGTTAGTTTGTACCAAACTGAGGTATGGTACAAAGGGTCTCTTCAACAAAGACACTCCTATCACTCAGAAATCCCACAGGTTTTTGAAGCTCTGTGCCAGGAATCGAGCACAAAGACCAGATGTATTCTTTATGCTATCACACCTTGCTCTGTAGTCTTCAGAGCCTGCTCCCTGGTGTCCCTCCAATTAGGTCTGTTCCACTTCCACTCCAAGATTGATCTCCCGACTTTCCCTGTCCTTGCCAGAATAAGTGATTGCTGCCCACAGCCGACAGAGTAAATTCAAGCTCCTCAGCCTGGCTTTCATGGCCATTCAAAAACAAACTccaggctgggctctgtggctcacacTCTGcggtagcactctgggaggccgaacaaaaacgagaccttgtctctactaaaaacagaaaaactgaggcaagaagatcacttcagcctgagttggaggttgctaggagctatgatgccacagcactgtacccaaggcaacagcttgagattctgtctcaaaaaaacaaaaacaaactccaGCCTACCCCACCAGCTTAGCCTTCTCTTTCCTGCCCCTCACCAAGTGGGCTGTTGTTGTCTGCTTTATAATATAGACCATGGGGTACTTGGCTCAGCCCCTAAAATCGATGGCAGTCACTTCGGGAGCAAGAACTGTTTGATTCCCCTTTGTTGCTCTGGCAGTATCTGGTAAGGGTCTGGTACAAGAACTTGATGGGTAAATATTGCAGTGATGAGCCACACTGTAGATAATGACAATGACGCCTGTCCACTTGCAGAAACACGTGGAAGCCAGCATGTGTGTTACTATGGAGATGGTGAAAGACGCCTTGGACCAGCTTCGAGGTGCAGTGATGATTGTTTATCCCATGGGGTTGCCACCGTATGATCCCATCCAGatggaatttgaaaataaagaagattTGTCAGGAACTCAGGTGTGTGCTTCTTGGGTACTCTGGAAGTTGAGCTCCTGTGCCCAAAGCCGTTTGGACTTGACTCTCCTCTGATGGATGCTGCGTTTGCTTTCTGCACAGCTTTCTGTCTTTGTCATGCTGTGCTTCAGAGCAGAGTTCTGAATGCAGGAGAGGTGTGCTCCTCTGAGTAGCTCCCGGTTGAGGGTTGGGCCCCCACACCCAGACGCAGCAGAGGCAGATGGGGGAGTTGGCCATCAGGAATAACACTTCCACTATCCTGGGCTGCTGGGAAGCCAGAAACctaatttgtttctatttatacCCAATGTATTAGTCCCTTTGCTTGGAAATTGGTATTCTAGTCTTACCCTTTGCTTCATGTTATTTTCTtacctttatttccatttttctttgttttcctcactCATTCCTTATCCTGTTGGACAGTATTTCTCTAAGACATCTTAAATAGGTGGAATATGCAAAAGCAAACAACAGACCCATTGTGACTCTATTAAAAAGTCCAGCAggggccaggcattgtggatcatgcctgtaatcccagcactttgagaggccaaaacaggaagatcacttgaggccaagagtttaagatcagcccgcacaacatagcaagatcccatctctacaaaaaataaattagctggtcttgtggcgggtgcctatagtcccagctacttgagaggccaaggcaggagaatctcttgagctcaggaaattgaggctgcagtgagctgtgatgatgccactgtgctgcTGGGCAACAgactaagaccctgtctcaaaaacaaacaagaaccaACTCAGCAGTATCCCAGTGCCTTCCCTGGCAATAACCTACAAATCTATCCTTCTATCCAAGAAGGACCTTATATTATGGATGAGGGTGCAAATAAGATAAGTTCCCCCATTTCCCAGAGCAAGAAGTTAACTGAATCATGGTACCACTTGAAACCTAACAGGGAGGGTACTAAAATTGAGGATTTTGAGGTAGAGGAGTCAGGGCTTTCCACAGGGGGTGTGGTATGGGAAGACAGCAGGGGCCAGAAGCCCTGGGTGCAACCACACACGTGTGGGGGCCCTGGTAGGCTCCTTAACACCAGTCCTTACAATTGGTCTTCCCAGGCAGGACTGAATGTCATAAAGGAGTCAGAAGCACAACTGTGGTGGGCAGCCAAGGAGTTAAGAAAATCAAAGAAGCTTTCAGACTAtgtggggaaaaatgaaaaaaccaaAATTATCGTCAAGATTCAGCAAGTAAGTACTTGAACTTTAACAGGtcagtatttttgttgtttgccTTCCAACTAGTAAAAATTTACAGTGACtctgaaagatttaaacttcttGTGCAAATATTTTAATCCAGTTGGCTTGTGCTTAAACTAAAAACATCCTTTCTTCACACCAACCAGAACTGGAAGAAAACATGGATTGACTAGCAATATCTGcagtttgttttcatttgtgaGGGAGAAAGAATATGCCATGTTAATTTCAACCTTAAAAAGAGGGCCACACATAAACAGAGTGTTTCTTGGAATGAAAAACACACCCCAGAACACTGGTTTCAAGTTTTTTCAAACTGCTGGTGCTCTGTAAATGAGGAGGAAGGGTCCGAGGCCACTGAAGGGCGTCAGGTAGAACTCTCTATATGCTTGGCTGCCTTGGTGTTGCGTGTGCTTCAGAATCATTGCACTGCAACTGGGGGAAACGAGGCCACCACCGTTATCAATATTCAGAGCCTGGGGCTCTGAGGtgcctcccctccccactggAGCTGCTGTGGCTGCCATGGGAATGGCCATGACAGAGACAGCATCTGGTCTCTGTCACCATGAGAGTTTAGAGTCAGGGCTGCTGAAGACCAAGACCTCCCTTGATGACTCACTCCAGATGACCAGATGGGGATGACTCGTTCACCTTTAGCAGTTGGCACAGGCAATTGTAAAACATTCACTATAACTTCTCGGATTGTCACTATAAGAACATAGTAATCCACGATTTGCTTTTGCCCTAATCTTTTCAGAGGGGACAGGGAGCTCCAGCCCGCGAGCCTGTTATTAGCAGCGAGGAGCAGAAGCAGCTGATGCTGTATTATCACAGAAGACAAGAGGAGCTCAAGGTATAGCAGACAGGTCTGCCACAGAGCTGGCACTCTGGGCGTACCCTCCATGTCTTACCAGGGCAGGTCGGGGACAGTAAGTTCTGTAGGGTGTTGGGGTGCATGGTTCTGGAACTTACATCTGTCCGAGAGCTGTTGGGCCCTGTCAGGTGACCCCCAGCATTAGACACTAAACATGTCCTGTTCTGGGGTAACCCAGAAGGGAGAGCAGCCATGGGTTCTTTCTTTAATCTATGTGTGAAACATTCTCCTGAAATGCATTCCTgagtaaaatgtatttatttccagAGACTGGAAGAAAATGATGACGACACCTGTTTAAATTCTCCATGGGCAGATAACACTGCTTTGAAAAGACATTTTCAGGGGGTGAAAGACATAAAGTGGAGACCAAGATGAAGTTCACCAGTTGATGAAGCTTTCAAAAATATTACCTCGCCTTGCTTTTAGGCaaagtaattataataataaaaaggacacCCACCAAAAAAAGGCCACTCACTATAAAATATGGTGAAATTTCTAGTTTTCTTATagtttgaattttcaaaataattattcaagGTTTTAGAACTTAATAAATACATCCTCAGAAGAATAATGTGTAacttattttgtttcaggacagCTATTTAATATCTCAGGGTTTTCTTTGAGAAAATACCAAAACTaattacaaacatttttttctccctcattaCTTTGTTCTGTATTGTCATGATAACTCATAGTGGAGGAAATCTGAAAGGACCTTTTCCTTCTTAGCAAGTCAGGCACTTGATAGGAAACTTGACCGCGAGTGACCACTAGGCGCCGCTAGCCACCCACGAGCCCTTTTCTGGTGCTGTTTGTAGATTTTTCTGGAAGCTGAACTCTGAAGCTTGTTTAGAGATTCCTATGAAACCACTGAACAGTCTTCTGAAGCTGGGCATTCCCCTGGGGAAAGTTCACCTCCTGGCTGCTGCCTCTCTGGCCTTTTCTTCTAGGAGTAAAGGCTTCACCTGTGCTAGGTATTGAGCAGCCAAACTGGCTAACCTTGACACTTAAATTCTTCTGTGGTTTCTCAGCTTCTCAACATCTCCTTCCTCGGGATAAGTCCTGAAAATGAATTCAGAGCCTGGTAAAAATGTGTGGCTGTCCCTGTGGAAGGCAGGGTCTGACTTCAGGCTCAGCTTCCAGCTCTCAGGCTCACTGGACCCATCATGTTAGGGAGCGGGAGCCTTTGACTTTAAATGCCTCCACTCCACATCCTCATAAACCATTCAGGTAGCCTCAAACCCTATATCTCAGCATCCGAAAAACACTTCCTGGGCCTAGAAATTTCCTCACGCTTGCCTTATGCTTGCCTCACACCTGCAAGATTATGTTcccatagagcagtggttctcaacctttctgatgcctcctaatgccatgaccctttaatacagttcctcatgttgtggtgacccccgaccataaaattattttcattgctacttcttaactgtaattttgctactgttatgaatcgtaatgtaaaaaTCTGAtctgcaggatgtattttcattgttacaaaggggtcacgacccacaggttgagaactgctgccataGAAGACAGTGCACATGCCCTGAGGGGAAGTGGGGGACCCGGGACATTTCCCTCACCCTGGCCTTCTTGCCTGGGTGCCTGAGCGCCCCACCATCCTGGAAAGAGGAGCTGTGCAGGTGAGGGCAAGTGGAAGGGTCAGTGCCCACCTGCTGACAGGCAGCCTTATCTCAGGGCCAGAACCCCAGACCTAATCGCAGAGTGGTGTTTCCTAAAGTGAGCTGTGGCCAACTGGATCTTGGTATACGTACTCTTTCAGTCAAGTGTCAAATTTGGTAAAGCCAAATttgcatcattttcatttttactttgattATCATTTTAAAACTCCCATGAATAGTTTCTGGCTTTAGATGAAGTAAAATTTGCAATAAGGTCCTAcgattttggctcagtgcctgtggctcaagcggctaaggcgccagccacatacaccggagctgtcgggttcaaatccagcccaggcccgccaaacaatgacggctgccaccaaaaaatagctgggcattgtggcaggtacctgtagttccagctacttaagaggcagaggcaggagaatcacttgagcccaggagtttgaggttgctgtgagctgtgatgccatggcactctacccagggcaacagcttgaggctctgtcaaaaaaaaaaatcctatgattTTGTTTAATGAGCATTCTTTGTCAATGTTTATGTGCATTAAATTTGCACACTTGCAAGAAAAAGATAATGAAGCCATGTGATCACAGTAGATCTTTTTAAGCACCCCTCCTTCCATGTCATCAGGAATCCTTATCAACCCAGTGGGATATGGAAGTTCTCTGGGGCCATTATATTGTCCGTTGACATAATTTGTCTTCTTACATGATTATTTCATGGAGACCAGGAATGCTGATAATAAAATTTGGCACCACCTAAACCCTTTTGACCAGCAAACTGACAGCAGCAGGCAGTGTTTCTGTTACAAGATTACCTCGTTCCTTGGCAGCTGCTCTGTGAAGAATGTGCCATCAAGCTTGAAATGACCAGCTACATGCTTAGAACACAATAGCCTCGAGGGGTTTGGACTCAGCCAAATGCTCTGCCAAAGCCTCAGCAACCCCCGTGGAGAGGTGACAAGGGGACCCTGACCCTCACACCCCACCACACACACTGTCACAAGACCCTAGGAGTCACCATTCCATGTTGAACGTCCTGCTGATCACAGAGAAAGTTCAAAAAGAGCTGTGGTTGATTTCCAGGTAAAGTTCAATACTGGAGATGACAGTAATGGCAGCTGGCATTTATTGAGATCTTACTATTTCCCAGACGGTTGTACTAAGCACTTTATCTGTGTTTTTTCTATTTACACCTTCAAAAATATCTCGTAACAGCCAAATTAGGGAAAAAACCTATAGTaacccatatagcctatggctaggaggagtgagagttgtaagaaatacctgtatagctcaataatggaacaccttggtggaaagggcatggagagggatttagctctcctaacaagcatgagagctcgcgagaggagagcagtggtgaattggcagtcagcacgagatcagccttatattaggctggagagaaggcagtcgggagccaTGCTGTCACGGACCGGCTTACTCTGTCTCCGCTCCTGCCTGCAAAacgccagcacggcgtctctctgctgaagattaccaagctatGCTagagactaagatctatctattattctaagactgctttactctaagactctctctctccagctagatatccctcaggcacctaacagacctgagcaaggtaacttagtggtccacatctggaacctagttaagccgggccCGAGACCTGGCCACTCCTGGGCCCTGAAGTAGTGTCAGAAACGAGATGTGACAAATGGCATAGTCGGCAGGATCCCGTGAACGCAGACCAAGAGGGAAATAAGCTTTAGcaaataagaagagaaatagaaatacttaaagggaaaagaaatatctaagacAGCCAAAAACAGGCCTTTCTCATTTGgtttttcctcatctttcctatgttttctttcaaaattctaactacttctttggggaaaagcCACTAAAAGCCTTTAGCCTCTTCTGGGAAGTGGCTGGGGAAAAAAAGGTAGAAAGCCTTTAgacaagagggaaagagaaagaactagGAGATAACCTTTAGTAAACACGCCTTTAGCCTCAGGGGTGAGAAAAACATTCGGTaaaacagcaaagagaaaagttTGGGAACAGGTTGCAAGAGTTTATTAAGTTAGGAAAGAACTTCTAACTGCCTTCCCCTATATCTTCGCCCACTGCCAGCAGGAAGTAGCTTTTGAGAGACCGACGCCCGAATCCCCTTTTTGGCAGTTAAGAGCTCTGAATTGAGGCAGATCAAGGGGGCTGGTGAAGAAATAGAGGAAGGGAAGCTTTGTAAAACAGCTAAGATTCCAGAGTAAAAAGACACAGCTAAAGAGTTCTGTCCCTTTAAGGCAGCCAAAGGTTCTAagttgaaaaggaaaaatggtaataaaaaattgtaagaaGTAGAAGGCCGAAAGAAAGTCAGAAAAATCATGGCAAATGAGATACAGCAGTTGAAGTGTCAGATGGAACCGCTTAAAGACGAGATTAAGATCATGGCAGCTGATATAAAACAGTTGAGATCAGATGAATCTTATTGAAGCAGGTAAATGCTATATTGACATGACAACTCAAATTGGGCAGCTGGAAGATCAGAGGGTAAATTCCCCCAGTTAACGTCAAATACCATAAATGTGGGAAGTTAGGTCATAAGAGAAAGTGTTTAAAAGGGAAAATGCTGAGTgctaaagaaaaggaacaaagagcGTGTAAACCTCCAGGTGTATGTCCCAAGTGTAAAAAAGGCTTTCATTGGGCAAACGAATGCTGTTCTCAATTTGATAAAGATGGAACACCTTCACTATAGGGCAATCATCAGTTGGGCCAGAATAGGACCCACTGGTAAATGCAAAAAGTTAAAacagtttctttaatattttcatttcaaactattctcagaaaaacAGTATAATTCAATTCTATGCTATGGGAGCATTCTGCCAGCTTGGTTAGACCTGTGGTGCCTCAGCATAAAACTGAGGAAACTAAACCAGACCAATGAATGACAATTAGATGAAATGTTTGTGGAATATTTGGTTATCCCGCGTGGTGAAGGGGTAACCCACCTCTCATCAGCGTCTGTGTACCATAACCGGGTCAAGCTAAAGAGCCTGGACACGGCCCAAAGGAGAAAGGGACACTGCACAAGTGGCTCCTTTGGAAGATGAGAGCGCAGACAAAGGGAAGAGTGAGAGCTAAACCACCTTTGTGCTAGGGAGTTACATTAGAAAAAGTCTAGAATCAATTGGCAAAAATGCTGCTGGAAAAGCAGCTTGAAAGCAGGAAAAACTCTGCTATTGAGGAACTGTGAAGTGCGGGACCACTGAAGGACCACGAGTAACAGAGCCTTTGAGAAGACTGAAGTGTGGGACCGTTAGTTCCATGAGTAAGTCTTTTGAGATCTGTGAAGGGTGGATTTGTTAGAACCGCGAGTAGAAAAGCCTTTGGAATAGCCAGAGAAAAATCCTTGCTTGCAAAGATTGCAAGGAAAGTGCTCTTTTGTTCATCCATTAAGTAAATATCAAAGGAAAGTTGTACAGttaaagaaatggtaaattctCTCAGTAAAGATTCTCAGTTTAAAAAGACCTTTAAGGGAATTAACATTACAATCATCGTTTTTCCCTAGCAGTGGCTAATAGTTTACATCTGTATTGGGCTTCCTCATTTAAAGAGCCcatacctggaattctgaactttTGATAATTATTCTTTTGCCTATCAAAGGGCTAGATAATAGAAAGAACTGCCCTTACCACATTAAAAATTTTGCCTGTATATAAAAAAGGGGGGACaggtagcagcccgtatagcctatggctaggaggagtgagttataagaaatacctgtgtagctcaataatggaacaccttggtgaaaagggcatggagagggatttagctctcctaacaagcatgagagctcgtgagatgagagcagtggtgaaatggcagtctctacacctgtggtgttgagaggcacgagatcagccttatattaggctggaggagaaggcagtcgggagcatgcgcattctgtcacggactcgcttactctgacttctctcttctgcctgcagaacgccagcatggCGGCGTGTCTGACTACCAAGCTATACGAAAGACTAGGATCtatctaagaagactgctttactctaagactctctctccaGCTGAAGTAGTTAGCCCTCATGCACCTGACAGCCGAGCGAGGTAACTGAGTGGTCTGCgtcggaacctagttaagccggccTGAACCCTGGCCAGTCCTGGCCCCTGgcaagtggtgtcaggaatgagatgtgacaatAAACCACTGTTGTGATTTCATGAATTAAAAAACCAAAGCCCCAAAAGGTTAAGTTGCTCAAGGTGAAGCATCTTAATCACCTGTATGCCCTAGTCTGCCCTAAGTTCCCCCCACTGTGCCTGATGTCGTTATAAATCGCTGCCAGTGAAGAGTGACAAGTGGACGTCTGTGGAGTATATAACTGGTGGGCCCAAAAGAAGAGTGGCCTATTTGGAGAGAGATGACAGCCTTTGAGTTTAATGTGTGGGCCAACGGTGACGAAATTGTGGTTCCCAAGACTCGGCTTTGGTTCATGTTGTAGTCTGCCCAGGCTGCCGTACAAATCCCATGGATTTCTtcctcagttctggaggctgggaagtgcaaGAGTGAAGTGCCAGCAGGATAGATTCCGTGTCTGGTGAGGGCCGGCCTTCTCATTCATAGACAGCTGGTCTCTTCACTGTAACTTTACATGGCTTAAGGGGCAAGAGCTGTTCTGTGTCCCTTTTATAAAGACACTAATGCCATTCATGAGGGTTTTGGTTTCCCAGCAGCCAAACTCTTAAGGCTATCACCTTGCGCTTAGGtttcaacataaaaattttggggggggggggaaataaTTCAGGGGCACAGATATTCAGTCCATAGTAGTTTACCAACTGTTGTGAGGGGGTTAGAGGAAGATACGTGAGCCCATCCTTGAGATGCTTTAAGTGAAAACAAGCTTGTTTCAATCTGAGAACTACGGCTCCAAATGAGAGACGAATGCAGCTGGGGTTGCATGCCAGCTGGTGAAGAAACCCTCACCTGCTTGCAGACCCAGTGTAGGATTCTGGTCATTCCAGCATGGTTCAGAGTTAGAGTATAAACGGATTCCCATGGGCTAAGTCCTGGTCTGTCATTACTTTGAATGGATTGAATTCCATATACAGATAGTCCCAGACTTACCAGGGTTTGACTTAAGATTTTTTGGCTTTATGATGGTGCAAAAATGCTACACATTGAATAGATGCCAttattcaaattttgaattttgaattgccTTTTTCTAGGCTAACAGTATAGATACTCTCTCCTGCCTAGCTCCAGTCAGCCCTTCGATCACAAGGTAAGGAACCCATACCCTATAGAGGACAGTGTTGCCAGAGGATTctgcccaactgtaggctaatgtgTGTTCTCGGCACACTTCAGTGGACTAGGCCAAGCTATGATGTTTGCTAGGTTAGATGTATTCAGTGCATTTTTGACTTAGGATACTTCTAACTTGCGCTGGGTTTATTGGGACGTAACCCCTTAAGTCAAACGTCTGTATTCAGACCAAGAAAATAAGTGTAGCTGTCTTGCTATTCCAGCAGTGAGGCAGGATTCCAAGAGAGCACATGAGCCAGCATCCTTAGAAAATGCAGAATGTAAGTGCCAAAAACCCCATTTGTAGTTCTGTAACTAAATCCCCGCCCCTATGCCCGGTCATGTTGAGTGGCAGCCTTGCCAAGAAGCCACATAACTGCAGCTTTGTCACTGCCTTTCTCTTGAACCCTTTCTAGAATAAAGGTGGTACGACAGCCCCAGGTACCCATGTGCATTTTGTCACTGTCC encodes:
- the CFAP298 gene encoding cilia- and flagella-associated protein 298 isoform X2, with the protein product MVLLHVKRGDESQFLLQALGSTELEELTVQVARVYNGRLKVQRLCSEMEELAEHGIFLPPNMQGLTDDQIEELKLKDEWGEKCVPSGGSVFKKDDIGRRNGQAPNEKMQQVLKKTIEEAKAIISKKHVEASMCVTMEMVKDALDQLRGAVMIVYPMGLPPYDPIQMEFENKEDLSGTQAGLNVIKESEAQLWWAAKELRKSKKLSDYVGKNEKTKIIVKIQQRGQGAPAREPVISSEEQKQLMLYYHRRQEELKRLEENDDDTCLNSPWADNTALKRHFQGVKDIKWRPR
- the CFAP298 gene encoding cilia- and flagella-associated protein 298 isoform X3, which translates into the protein MVLLHVKRGDESQFLLQALGSTELEELTVQVARVYNGRLKVQRLCSEMEELAEHGIFLPPNMQGLTDDQIEELKLKDEWGEKCVPSGGSVFKKDDIGRRNGQAPNEKMQQVLKKTIEEAKAIISKKHVEASMCVTMEMVKDALDQLRGAVMIVYPMGLPPYDPIQMEFENKEDLSGTQAGLNVIKESEAQLWWAAKELRKSKKLSDYVGKNEKTKIIVKIQQRGQGAPAREPVISSEEQKQLMLYYHRRQEELKNASMAACLTTKLYERLGSI
- the CFAP298 gene encoding cilia- and flagella-associated protein 298 isoform X4, whose translation is MNGVKNVYPVVVQYLKRMILDEGMGKKHVEASMCVTMEMVKDALDQLRGAVMIVYPMGLPPYDPIQMEFENKEDLSGTQAGLNVIKESEAQLWWAAKELRKSKKLSDYVGKNEKTKIIVKIQQRGQGAPAREPVISSEEQKQLMLYYHRRQEELKRLEENDDDTCLNSPWADNTALKRHFQGVKDIKWRPR